A single window of Solanum dulcamara chromosome 5, daSolDulc1.2, whole genome shotgun sequence DNA harbors:
- the LOC129888705 gene encoding ACT domain-containing protein ACR8-like, whose amino-acid sequence MKFNTEDMEWPTFLDEYEKLVFRMTTPRVMIDNSSCSNATLVKIDSARKHGILLEAVQVLTDLNLSIKKAYVSCDGRWFMDVFHVTDLDGNKLTDKRVINYIEQSLGTIHYASSKSYNGLTALELTGTDRIGLLSEVFAVLSDLQCNVVEAKMWTHNGRNASLIYVKESQSGYPIEDSQKIDRIEARLKSVLKGDNDGRSAKTSASLAVTHTERRLHQMMFADRDYERKPVLRTSNDTPMVSVLNCLEKGYSVVNIQCKDRTKLLFDVVCTLTDMQYLVFHATIDSAGDRAYLEFFIRHTDGIPISSDAEKQRVILCLQAAIERRASEGVRLELSTGDKQGLLADVTRTFRENGLSVTRAEISTTGDSALNIFYLTDAMGNPVDSNIIESVRGEIGWSNLKVKELPLINHQTVDRNGPVVGVGGAVLLSLGNIFRRNLYSLGLIKSFS is encoded by the exons ATGAAATTCAACACAGAAGATATGGAGTGGCCTACTTTTTTGGATGAATATGAAAAACTTGTTTTTCGAATGACTACTCCCAG GGTCATGATCGATAACTCTAGTTGTTCAAACGCCACTCTTGTTAAG ATTGATAGTGCGAGGAAACATGGAATTCTTCTTGAAGCAGTTCAAGTTCTCACGGATTTGAACCTTTCAATCAAGAAAGCTTACGTCTCCTGTGATGGTCGGTGGTTTATGGATG TTTTTCATGTTACTGACTTGGATGGAAACAAGTTAACGGACAAACGAGTCATCAATTACATCGAACAG TCGCTTGGGACAATACATTATGCAAGTTCAAAGAGCTACAATGGCTTGACAGCTCTGGAATTAACTGGGACAGATCGAATTGGCCTTTTATCGGAAGTCTTTGCTGTACTGTCAGATTTACAATGCAATGTAGTTGAAGCTAAAATGTGGACTCACAATGGTCGTAATGCCTCCCTGATATATGTAAAGGAAAGCCAGTCGGGGTACCCAATTGAGGATTCGCAGAAGATTGACAGAATTGAAGCCCGCTTAAAGAGCGTGCTTAAGGGGGATAATGATGGTCGAAGTGCTAAAACATCAGCGTCTTTGGCTGTCACACATACAGAAAGAAGACTTCACCAAATGATGTTTGCAGACCGCGATTATGAAAGAAAGCCAGTCCTTAGGACTAGCAATGATACCCCAATGGTATCGGTGTTGAACTGCTTGGAAAAGGGTTACTCCGTGGTAAATATTCAGTGCAAAGACCGAACTAAGCTTCTATTTGATGTCGTTTGCACGTTAACAGACATGCAGTATCTTGTGTTCCATGCCACAATTGATTCAGCTGGGGACAGGGCATACTTG GAATTCTTCATTAGGCATACAGATGGAATCCCTATTAGTTCAGATGCTGAAAAGCAACGTGTGATTCTATGTCTACAAGCTGCAATCGAAAGAAGAGCATCCGAG GGAGTGAGGCTGGAACTATCCACCGGAGACAAACAAGGATTATTGGCTGATGTAACTAGAACATTCCGGGAAAATGGCCTAAGCGTGACGAGGGCTGAGATATCAACCACAGGGGATTCGGCtctaaatatattttacttaaCAGATGCGATGGGGAATCCAGTCGATTCAAATATCATTGAGTCTGTTAGGGGGGAAATCGGATGGAGTAACTTGAAAGTGAAGGAATTGCCATTGATCAATCATCAAACAGTTGATAGAAACGGGCCCGTGGTGGGTGTAGGTGGGGCTGTGTTGCTGTCACTTGGCAACATATTTAGAAGGAATCTTTACAGCTTGGGGTTGATCAAGTCGTTTTCTTGA